One Thioclava electrotropha DNA segment encodes these proteins:
- the rpsN gene encoding 30S ribosomal protein S14, with amino-acid sequence MAKKSMVAREAKRQRLVNKYADKRAALKEIINDQERPMEERFKASLKLAELPRNSSAVRLHNRCQLTGRPHAYYRKLKLSRIMLRDLASYGQIPGMVKSSW; translated from the coding sequence ATGGCTAAGAAATCCATGGTTGCGCGCGAAGCGAAGCGCCAGCGTCTTGTGAACAAGTACGCTGACAAGCGGGCCGCGCTCAAGGAAATCATCAACGACCAGGAGCGCCCGATGGAAGAGCGCTTCAAGGCGTCGCTGAAACTCGCGGAACTCCCGCGCAACTCGTCGGCGGTCCGGCTGCACAATCGTTGCCAGCTCACGGGTCGTCCCCACGCTTACTACCGTAAGCTCAAACTCTCGCGGATCATGCTGCGTGACCTGGCCTCCTACGGTCAGATCCCCGGCATGGTGAAGTCGAGCTGGTAA
- the rplF gene encoding 50S ribosomal protein L6: MSRIGKKPVELPSGVSAQLSGQTIEVKGPKGTRTFTATDDVTLAVEDNAVTVTPRGQSKRARQQWGMTRSQVANLVQGVTEGFKKELEIQGVGYRAQMQGNVLKLSLGYSHEVNFEVPEGVTVTAPKQTEIVVEGSDQQQVGQVAANIREWRAPEPYKGKGIRYKGEYIFRKEGKKK, encoded by the coding sequence ATGTCTCGTATTGGTAAGAAACCGGTCGAGCTTCCCAGCGGCGTTTCTGCGCAGCTGTCGGGCCAGACCATCGAAGTGAAGGGGCCGAAAGGCACCCGTACCTTCACCGCGACCGACGACGTGACCCTCGCTGTCGAGGACAACGCCGTCACCGTCACCCCGCGTGGCCAGTCGAAGCGCGCGCGCCAGCAGTGGGGTATGACCCGCTCGCAGGTCGCGAACCTCGTCCAGGGCGTGACCGAAGGCTTCAAGAAGGAGCTGGAGATCCAGGGTGTTGGTTATCGCGCGCAGATGCAGGGCAACGTCCTGAAGCTGTCGCTCGGTTATTCGCACGAAGTCAACTTCGAGGTTCCGGAGGGCGTGACTGTCACCGCTCCGAAGCAGACCGAGATCGTTGTGGAAGGTTCTGACCAGCAGCAGGTGGGCCAGGTCGCGGCAAATATCCGCGAATGGCGTGCTCCCGAGCCCTATAAGGGCAAGGGCATCCGCTACAAGGGTGAGTATATCTTCCGCAAAGAAGGTAAGAAGAAGTAA
- the rpsH gene encoding 30S ribosomal protein S8 yields MSVNDPLGDMLTRIRNAQLRGKSTVRTPASKLRAWVLDVLADEGYIRGYEQATSAAGHPELEISLKYYEGTPVIRELQRVSTPGRRVYMAAKDVPSVRQGLGVSIVSTSKGVMSDANARSANVGGEVLCTVF; encoded by the coding sequence ATGTCTGTGAACGATCCTCTCGGCGATATGCTGACCCGCATCCGCAACGCACAACTGCGTGGCAAATCCACCGTCCGCACCCCGGCCTCCAAGCTCCGCGCTTGGGTTCTCGACGTGCTGGCTGACGAAGGCTACATCCGTGGTTACGAGCAGGCGACGTCTGCTGCCGGCCATCCGGAGCTGGAAATCAGCCTCAAGTACTACGAGGGCACCCCGGTCATCCGCGAGCTGCAGCGCGTCTCGACCCCCGGTCGCCGCGTGTACATGGCCGCGAAAGACGTTCCGTCGGTCCGTCAGGGCCTCGGCGTCTCGATCGTCTCGACCTCGAAGGGCGTGATGTCGGATGCAAACGCACGATCCGCCAATGTTGGCGGCGAAGTGCTCTGCACCGTGTTCTAA
- the rplR gene encoding 50S ribosomal protein L18 gives MANSKRDLFLKRRLRVRNKLRKMAAGRARLSVHRSSKNISVQLIDDVNGRTLAAASTLEKDLGVVGKNNVEAAAKVGAAIAERAKKAGVETCYFDRGGFLFHGKIKALADAAREGGLKF, from the coding sequence ATGGCAAACAGCAAACGGGATCTGTTCCTCAAGCGCCGCCTGCGCGTCCGGAACAAGCTTCGCAAGATGGCCGCTGGTCGCGCCCGTCTTTCGGTGCATCGTTCGTCGAAGAACATCAGCGTTCAGCTGATCGACGACGTCAACGGTCGCACTCTGGCCGCCGCTTCCACGCTCGAGAAAGATCTCGGTGTGGTCGGCAAGAACAACGTCGAAGCGGCAGCCAAAGTTGGCGCCGCGATCGCCGAGCGTGCGAAGAAGGCCGGTGTCGAAACCTGCTACTTCGACCGCGGTGGCTTCCTGTTCCACGGGAAGATCAAGGCGCTCGCCGACGCAGCCCGCGAAGGCGGTCTGAAGTTCTAA